One Dermacentor andersoni chromosome 6, qqDerAnde1_hic_scaffold, whole genome shotgun sequence genomic window carries:
- the LOC129382388 gene encoding uncharacterized protein gives MFCNANTCKKMCIERYGNESDVHSECSNDMCNCAWKKDCVLSECKLLCAERYPGKPNVDFKCKDKLCVCEWTEFETDSTTKTAPPYVDIGKNKNARGLQSRRRSSIARKRSADATAP, from the exons ATGT TCTGTAATGCGAACACCTGCAAGAAAATGTGCATCGAGCGATACGGCAATGAAAGTGACGTACACTCAGAATGCTCGAACGACATGTGCAACTGTGCCTGGAAAAAAG ATTGCGTGCTCTCCGAATGCAAACTTCTATGCGCCGAGAGGTATCCAGGAAAGCCGAACGTTGACTTTAAGTGCAAGGACAAGCTCTGCGTCTGCGAATGGACGGAGT TCGAGACAGACTCCACGACAAAGACAGCACCACCTTATGTTGACATCGGGAAGAACAAGAATGCACGTGGACTCCAGTCGAGAAGGCGTTCCAGCATCGCGAGAAAGAGGTCCGCTGACGCAACTGCTCCTTAG